The sequence tggttaattaacacgCTGAAGTCAGAAGCTGGCTGCCATGCACAAGCTGCACCAGTTCTAGTAGATCAACCCCAATTCACCTTTCTCTGCACTCTTGACAGAGGATTAATCCGGTAAAACGTTGCTTGGCCACTGACCATAcaaactgatacattgtatattttatttattacaagtacttgcagtgctgtgaaaaagtgtgttttgtttttctgtttttttgttgcTCTGGAGCGATGAATGTGATCTGTACCGCCGTGCAATGTTCTTGTTTGATAACCTGTTGCTGCTTCTGTTTTGTATTGAttgttcaataaaatattttcttttacaaaatgcaggttttttgtttttgttttttttttataacacttaAATTATTCAGCTCATCAAatgttaatattacacaaagataacccaagttaaccacttaagccccggaccaatatgctggctaaagacccaaggggtttttacagttcgggactgcgttgctttaattgcgcggtcgtgcgacgtggctcccaaacaaaattggcgtccttttttccccacaaatagagctttcttttggtggtatttgatcacctctgcggtttttattttttgcgctataaacaaaaatagagcgacaattttgaaaaaaaaatgcaatatttttttactttttgctgtaataaatatcccccaaaaacatatataaacattttttttcctcagtttaggccgatacgtattcttctacctatttttggtaaaaaaaaatcgcaataatcgtttatcggttggtttgcgcaaaatttatagcgtttacaaaataggggatagtttttttgcatttttattttttttattttttttctagtaatggcggcgatcagcgattttttttcgtgactgcgacattatggcgaacacatcggacacttttgacacatttttgggaccattgtcattttcacagcaaaaaatgcatttaaattgcattctttattgtgaaaatgacagttgcagtttgggagttaaacacagggggcgctgtaacatttagggatcactgtgtgtgtgtttactagtgaaggggggtgtagctgtaggattgacatcatcgatcgagtctccctataaaagggatcacttgatcgatgcagccgccacagtgaagcacggggaagccgtgtttacacacggctttccctgttcttcagctccggggagcgatcgcgacggagcggctagaaacgaatagccgcgccctcgtcccggatcgctccccgaggggacacgacctccgcatgtaccgggggggtcccgatcggaccccccacccacgtcttgcagaggacgtacaggtacgtgattgtgcctgtccgtgccattctgccgacgtaaatgtacatgaggaggtcgggaagtggttaaaaaaaaaataagcattttgggccagattcacagacgagatacgccgtcgtatccctgtttctatctatgcggccgattcatagaatcagttacgcatagatatccagaagatccgacaggtgtaattgttttacactgtcggatcttaggatgcagtaccgcggccgccgctggggggagttcgcgtcgtaaaccagcgtcgggtatgcaaattaggagttacggcgatccacgacggattttcgcgttcgctacgtcgccgctagtctagtttcccgtcgcaaagttagtcggttgttttagtgccttaactttacgcagcaatcgtattgctgtataaagtatggccgtcgttcccgcgtcgaaatttaaaaaataacgttgtttgcgtaagccgtccgggaatacggaattgcgcgtcgccgtttgaaaaaatgacatcacggtgCGCAAAGCACGATGGGAATTACGAAACGGAGCGCGCGCAGTAGGTCcagggcgggagcgcgcctaatttaaatggcacacgcccatttaaattggcccgccttgcgccggaggccgccagcggaggatttcatcgcaagtgcttggtgaatcaggcacttgagatgaaaacttgcggtgtaacgtatctacgatacgttacgtcgccgcagttatatgtgaatctgcccccttgtgTTTACGTGGGTCATCTTTGTGTAATAACATTTGTTTGAGATGAATAACTTTAGTGTTACaaatatgcaaaacaaaaaaaaaacctgcattttGTAAAAGAAAAGATTTTATTGAACAATCAATACAAAACAGAAGCAGCAACAGGTTATCAAACAAGAACATTGCACGGCGGTACAGATCATATTCATCGCTCCAGGGTAGAATCGCCACTTAAATTAGGGGTTGTACAAAATAGAGCATTAGATAAAAGGTGTAAGATTTATCAGAGAGAAAGTAAAATATCACTCTTTAGAACACAAATATCTACGCACCAACCAATAGGGATAGAAACAGGATCAACCAAGgaataggatgcattaaccacttcccgaccgccgcatgtatatgtacgtccacagaatggcacgtacaggcaaatgggcgtacatgtacgtccttgccttctagcgggtggggggtccgatcggaacccccccccgctacatgcggcggtcggattcccgcagggAGCGCCGTATGTAAACGCCgtatggcttccccgtgcttcactgtggcagctgcatcgattgagtgatcccttttatagggagactcgatcgatgacgtcagacctacagccacacccccctacagttgtaaacacacacaaagtgaacactaactcctacagcgccccctatggttaactcccaaactgcaactgtcattttcacaataaagaatgcaatttaaatgcactttctgctgtgaaaatgacaatggtcccaaaaatgtgtcaaaattgtccgaagtgtccgccataatgtcgcagtcacgaaaaaaatcgctgatcgccgccattagtagtaaaaaaaaaataattcataaaaatgcaataaaactatcccctattttgtaaacggtataaatttttcgcaaaccaaccgataaacgcttattgcaatttttttttaccaaaaatatgtagaagaatacgtatcggcctaaactgagggaaaaaaacatttttatatatgtttttgggggatatttattatagcaaaaagtaaaaaatattgaatttttttcaaaattgacgctctatttttgtttatagcgcaaaaaataaaaaccgcagaggtgatcaaataccaccaaaagaaagctctatttgtggggaaaaaaggacgccaattttgtttgggagccacgtcgcacgaccgcgcaattgtctgttaaagcgacgcagtgccgaatcgcaaaacctggcctgggcatttagctgcctaaaggtccggggcttaagtggttaaggggtcactaaaggaattttttttttttttagctaaatagcttcctttaccttactgaagtcctggtttcatgtcctcattgttcgtttttgctctgatgttgctgtaattcctctctgttctgaacagtctgtttcctgatgatgaaaaaagtcatgggagctttctctctgtggtcactaatcaaggaggtgggattactgtgtgtctaaaacccctcaacaccaatcactttcgttttacaaaccatcactgccctctattagctctgtgtacttcacagaagcatgaaaaagcatgcataaacgaaactgaaactgcaggtacattatataaatgatttttatctatttttaatcatttttaaaagcaatcagttaactattatgtctctataccctgtaaacggtcatttcagcaaaaacatttttttcctttacaactcctttaaggaagtggttctcaacctggaggtcgggaccccctcgggggtcgaacgatgatttgccaggggtcaccgcatcctgggctgttccaaaagcctgcactagggatgagcttcgtattcgagatacgaacaaaacgggtcgttcacgccaaattcgagttacgtttcacagaccataattcactgtggcatcgctggctgatgattggccaagcatgcactatgacccgcatgcttggccaatcacagcgcgcaaaaacgaagagccataattggccaaagccagggtggctttggccaattatggctcagggggtttagtacacgccccacactataaaaggccgcctgcaggtcggccttgtgttgtggcagttaacagagaacagagagagagtgtcattttttgtaggtagatagagcaggcaggctagtcagttaatgttacagtgtgtagaggatatatatacatcccaggagttgtacatatatttatacactgtatagtttagctagatcagttcttcctaatttactggcaggcaggtgattgtgctagctgcagtattcttacgtggtttattgcctgtgtcctctgtagtttgcacctaaagctacttggtgtgtactggccgtgtgctctgtagtttgcacctaaagattcaggagcagtgattttaatgatgcttaaaataaaaaaataaataaaaaaaacattaaaaattcctttaaatattgtacctgctgggtgtctatagtatgcctgtgaaaacgtctttgagaacccgggtcttgccccagagaacatgtatcaatggaaaaaaagtttaaaaaactgttgttttttcaggagctcctgaaaaaacaaccgttttttaaaataaactccattgatacatgttccctggggcaagacccgggttctcaaagacgttttacgacaataacttgcatattaggcttgaaaatgagcacttttgtattcgaacgttcgagtcccatagacgtcaatggggttctaaatttttgcgcgaacgttcggtccattcgaaggttctggtgcgaactgaacaggggggtgttcggctcatccctacccatcagcagccccttacatcaaagtgtcccccatcagcagtcccttacatcaaagtgtcccccatcagcagccccttacattaaagtgtcccccatcagcagccccttacatcaaagtgtcccccatcagcagccccttacattaaagtgtcccccatcagcagccccttacattaaagtgtcccccatcagcagccccttacattaaagtgtcccccatcagcagccccttacattaaagcggagttccacctaaaaatggaacttccgcttaacccactccttccccccttacatgccacatttggcatgtaatttttttgggggggcagtgagggcttcaggagaaggggacttcctgtcccacttcctccttccgccgaggggcatgcgcagtgggtgcccggccgtgaagccgaaagctgtcactgccgggtgcccacactaggaatgaagacgccggccggcgagggggggcgaggagcggagccccggccggtgcgtcgctggagccgtggagcaggtaagtgtctgtttattaaaagccagcagctacactttttgtagctgctgacttttaataaacttaaaaaatgggtggaaaacccctttaaagtgtccCCCATTAGCAGCCCATTTCACATGAATgtcccccatcagcagcccctttacattaaagtgtcccccatcagcagCACATTTCACATGAATgtcccccatcagcagcccctttacattaaagtgtcccccatcagcagCACATTTCACatgagtgtcccccatcagcagccccctttacatcaaagtgtcccccatcagcagcccatttcacatcagagtgtcctccctctcctccccctcccacatgTACTCACAGTTCTGAAGAGAACATTTTGTTCCTCTTTCTAGTCATGTGATAGGTGACAAGTGATAAGGGGAGAGAAGAAGGCAAGtctgccggtgatctgacgatatggttcctcctatcgatatggttcctgtcttgactgcgcaggcgcaatccttgccaacggaaatcaccgaacctccagggcgacgtggaatctgaggtaagtggccagtcggcctcacgtcctcgcttcgctcggatggctcgctccggtcgctcggcctcctggctcttattttaacatcctccaatctacggggatgttaaggaatgagcctggatgccgcccaaggttcggagatttccgtgggcttcATCCGCGTCTGCGCAGTCAGGcggggaaccatctcgataggggaaccagatcgacaagacaccggctgtctatctccccctGCAGGCTGGAGGGAGCAGAAAGCCTCATCCTCTCTACAGCAAGTGTCGGCAGCTGCGTCTTGGTGACAGGAGTGAAATCGTGATCACTCGCTGCACCTGACTCCCGGTAGTGCCAATTGCCAGTACATGCCTGCTTGTCAGTTATCGCAAACACTAAATTGCAATTATTGCCGCCAAGGGAGGCACAACCAGTTGTTacgtttagggggcaattactttttcacatatggccaggcaggtttggaccgctttttttttccttttttaataaattaaatcattttaaaaactgcattttgcatTTACtctgggttatctttgtgtaataaaaatgtgtttgatCTGTGTCacttaagtgtgacaaatatgcaaaaaataatttaaaatcagAAAGGGAGAAAATGCTTTTTTTACAGCACTGTATGAagtgccatcaatttacgcagcactttacacatatatattgtgcattaaatgtgttttttaatttcCTAATCATGTTTGCTCTCGCAGATTCTCGTACATATGGAAGGAAAATAGTTGCTCTGTTTGGTGTTCTAATGATATTGATATTGCTAGCGGCGACGGTGACATTCTACATTCTATATCGGGTGAGTGATATTCCTCTCTAGGGGACACTAATCATAAGTCATTCAGTAAATGCAGAAATAGATTCATCATTACCACCTGCTTACTGTGAGCCGACGCTCGACACCCTAAAATTGGCCATACGTTAAATTGAAATTCAGTCAGTTCTGCAGGAGCCTGCTGAATTTCCATCCATGAATTGCTGTTTCCATTCGAGAGGAGTTGATCTAGTGAGTAGCgtgctgccatggattggcggcaggaaaggaaaattatggtaggAATTTGATACagttttccgttttcctggcagtggcggctgttttttttttttttttttctgtggggggCGACAGACAACCACCCATCTCCCCACCCGCTGATGTTTGCCGGTCGTTCTTCCACTTACCCCCAACGTGGCAGGTGGCGGGCAGCAGCTTGGCTCTACATGCTCTCCTCCATGGTGGCTTCCATCTCCTCCCACTTCTCCTAGGCGTTCAATAGGATcgactgtcctttcagccaatcgggtgactggTGTcaaaacccgcttcctgattTGCCGGGagaaggatcagtgttacaacagtaaatattcatttgctgttgtaacacacctgggtgggctgagAGCACGCACTCTCTGCTCCCCAAAcccaccctatattgaagcctattagagcctctagcTCTAATTGGCgccataaaaaaaatttggaagcATGGATAGGGGGGTGGTGCCCGCacgcccttaatggacaggctgGCCCTGTTTCCTGCAACCAATTCATAGCAGTGTACTACCAcaggtgtagcaccctctaggagTGAAGGTGCTagagcaagggtgtcaaactccacactttttttcctccaggtttaggggtacgatgtaccccatactcattcacatagggtgggggggctggtatctggggtcccccttgttaaagggggctctcggattccgataagcctcccagcCGCAGACCCCGAcgaccactggccagggttgtcgggaagaggccttgtcctcatcaacatgaggacaagatgctttgaggtggggggggggcccgcaccgcgccccctgccccaaagcaccccctccatgtttgttgagggcatgcagcctggtacggttcaggaggggggggggacgcttgcttgtccccaccccctttcctgaccgtccgagctgcatgctcagataagggtctggtatggactttggggggacccccacgctgttttttcggcataggggttccccttaaaatccataccagacctaagggcctggtatgctcttggaggggaacccatggcggttttttatttaaaatttggcgtggagttccccctcatgattcaaaCCAAACACAGTGTCTGGTATTGTCGATCAGCGGCAAGACTGACACACTATCGCAGTCACCTACAGTACActtcttccctcctctctccctcccctctcccaggtcagcAAATGCACAGCTACAATGCAGATGAACTGCTGATTGATATCTTGCCAAAGACtccggagctcaaaaacgcaatgcacaagtgtgaatccagccttaatgtTTGGATGGGGAACCAATCTATCTCTAGGCAGCTCAGGTAGCATTGCCAGGCTTCATTTCCCGAAGGAGCTTTTTGGTGGCGGGTGTGTTAGTGCATGACACCCATGTACTGTAAGAGTCTTAAGCCTCCTTCACACAGGTGATTACCTGCATACACTGGAATTCCACAACAAGAACCCACAAATTCTTGTGGCAGAGATGACAGTGGTATGCGGGAAAGCAACTTCCATTCAGCCTGTAGAAAGTACTGGCAGGCTTAGAGGAGGAGCCATTGCTATTTGCATGTATCTGCGCACACAGCGATTTACATGCGTTTAGGGATGGATGAGAGCTCCTGGACACAGgtgttgatgatgatgatgatgtgttACTGTTCTAAATCCTATGTGTTCTGTGAGGATGTTCCATGCTGTCACCTGACCTGTCGTCCTGGGTTTTATATTCTCAGATCCATTCCAAGAGAGACGACAAGGCAATCCATGAATATGTGGCGCTAACTGATGGGAAGAATCTATTTGGGGCCATATCTGAAAATACTATGGAGAATGGATCTGTGGCCACTAAAAAGAATGAATCGGAACCCATTATGAAGGATGGCTATATGTCCACTATGGGGAATGTGCCTGGGACTACTATAGAGAATGGATCTGTGGTCACTATGGGGAAAGTGTCTGGGACTACTATAGAGAATGGATCTGTGGCCACTATGGGGAAAGTGTCTGGGACTACTATAGAGAATGGATCTGTGGTCACTATGGGGAAAGTGTCTGGGACTACTATAGAGAATGGATCTGTGGCCACTATGGGGAAAGTGTCTGGGACTACTATAGAGAATGGATCTGTGGTCACTATGGGGAAAGTGTCTGGGACTACTATAGAGAATGGATCTGTGGCCACTATGGGGAAAGTGTCTGGGACTACTATAGAGAATGGATCTGTGGCCACTATGGGGAAAGTGTCTGGGACTACTATAGAGAATGGATCTGTGGTCACTATGGGGAAAGTGTCTGGGACTACTATAGAGAATGGATCTGTGGCCACTATGGGGAAAGTGTCTGGGGCTACTGTAGAGAATGGATCTGTGGCCACTATGGGGAAAGTGCCTGGGACTACTATAGAG comes from Rana temporaria chromosome 2, aRanTem1.1, whole genome shotgun sequence and encodes:
- the LOC120928129 gene encoding uncharacterized protein LOC120928129, translated to MVRKTAVIGLLFMVFFLEISWGLVYVRTGANVTGCDMTCPPGVLEIMELYKQCGGEEEPLLELHCNNGDIYGNTHRIHLDKVSGCWKLTQAGKDDSCVYKIWRQGANNRYPVSSTDIRVLDPVLISNITSNCSRLGEDMAVSVQFSGEESAVTWEVDGESLPGRYRLIDENRTLIIPNVQRDDAERRFRVRITNPVSEEIREYRLNDPVSRTCLNVEDSRTYGRKIVALFGVLMILILLAATVTFYILYRIHSKRDDKAIHEYVALTDGKNLFGAISENTMENGSVATKKNESEPIMKDGYMSTMGNVPGTTIENGSVVTMGKVSGTTIENGSVATMGKVSGTTIENGSVVTMGKVSGTTIENGSVATMGKVSGTTIENGSVVTMGKVSGTTIENGSVATMGKVSGTTIENGSVATMGKVSGTTIENGSVVTMGKVSGTTIENGSVATMGKVSGATVENGSVATMGKVPGTTIENGSVATMGKVSGTTIENGSVATMGKVSGTTPILL